One genomic segment of Oncorhynchus mykiss isolate Arlee chromosome 10, USDA_OmykA_1.1, whole genome shotgun sequence includes these proteins:
- the LOC110514239 gene encoding maternal embryonic leucine zipper kinase isoform X1 — protein sequence MDSAAELLKYYEVYETIGSGGFAKVKLGRHILTGEKVAIKIMEKKELGEDLPRVKVEIEAMKSLSHQHVCRLYHVIETNTKIYMILEYCPGGELFDYIVAKDRLSEEETRVFFRQIVSALAYVHSQGYAHRDLKPENLLIDEDHNLKLIDFGLCAKPKGGLGYELMTCCGSPAYAAPELIQGKAYIGSEVRHPADVWSMGVLLFALLCGYLPFDDDNCMVLYRKITRGSYNNPHWLSPGSILLLNQMMQVDPKHRVTIRQLLDHPWTMSGYGTPVEWHSKQPLGYIDEDCITEMSVSLKISRQSTLQLVNEWKYDQTTATYLLLLSKKQRGKPVRIRPQLPVCDVMSCSPQRLGVQTLLFDDDDDAEDRCYDDDLPWVPLTPQQERATCPSAEKRRDQTKHAPTPEREPNAHRHQERRDQCRERTNENKENVAVANKDADIFALPAPRSPVANRKATQSNKRVLTTPTHNNTNKVGNKLDTPQGGGSTCKDPSRKRKRPRERVEGKEEEEMEMLAFSPERRSRSLDLAGASRGDSSQKRRGGKVFGSLERGLDKVITLLTPSKRRGLRDRPRRIKAQYNVTLTSQTNPDQVLNQILSILPEKHVDFAQKGYTLKCRTQGDFGKVTMVFELEVCLLHRPEVVCVRRQRLKGDSWVYKHLVEDILSTSSI from the exons ATGGACAGCGCGGCGGAACTCCTCAAGTACTATGAAGTCTACGAGACCATCGGCTCGG GAGGCTTTGCTAAGGTCAAGCTGGGTCGCCACATCCTGACGGGAGAGAAGGTGGCCATTAAAATCATGGAGAAGAAGGAACTGGGG GAGGACCTTCCTCGTGTGAAGGTGGAGATAGAGGCCATGAAGAGTCTGAGCCATCAGCATGTCTGTAGACTGTACCATGTTATCGAGACTAATACCAAGATATACATGATCCTGGAG TATTGTCCGGGAGGAGAGCTGTTTGACTACATCGTCGCTAAGGACCGTCTGTCTGAAGAGGAGACCAGAGTGTTCTTCAGACAGATCGTCTCAGCTCTGGCCTACGTCCACAGCCAGGGATACGCCCACAGAGACCTCAAACCG gaGAACCTGTTGATAGATGAAGACCACAACCTGAAACTGATCGACTTTGGTCTCTGTGCCAAACCAAAG GGGGGTCTGGGATATGAGCTGATGACCTGTTGTGGAAGTCCAGCCTATGCTGCTCCTGAACTCATCCAGGGGAAAGCCTACATCGGCTCGGAGGTGAGACACCCG gctgaTGTGTGGAGTATGGGGGTGCTGCTGTTTGCTCTGCTCTGTGGATATCTGCCCTTTGATGACGACAACTGTATGGTCCTCTACAGGAAAATCACC AGAGGTAGTTACAACAACCCTCATTGGCTGTCTCCTGGGAGCATCCTGCTACTCAACCAGATgatgcag gtggatcCTAAGCATCGTGTGACCATCAGACAACTCCTAGACCATCCCTGGACGATGTCTGGCTATGGCACCCCTGTAGAGTGGCACAGCAAGCAAcct ttGGGTTATATAGATGAGGACTGCATCACTGAGATGTCCGTCAGCCTGAAGATCTCCAGACAGAGCACCCTACAGCTGGTCAATGAG tggaaGTACGACCAGACCACTGCCACCTACCTGTTGCTGCTCTCtaagaaacagagagggaaaccTGTCCGGATCAGGCCTCAACTTCCTGTCTGTGATGTCATGTCCTGTTCACCTCAACGCCTGGGAGTACAG ACTCTACTcttcgatgatgatgatgatgctgaggACCGTTGCTATGATGACGACCTGCCCTGGGTTCCACTCACACCCCAGCAAGAG AGAGCGACCTGTCCGTCAGCTGAAAAGAGGCGGGATCAGACTAAACACGCCCCCACTCCGGAGAGGGAGCCAAACGCGCACCGTCACCAGGAGAGGCGGGACCAATGCCGGGAACGGACCAATGAAAACAAAGAGAACGTTGCCGTGGCCAATAAGGATGCAGATATATTTGCTTTGCCCGCCCCCCGATCCCCAGTAGCCAATAGGAAGGCAACTCAGTCCAATAAGAGGGTCTTGACTACACCAACCCATAATAACACCAACAAGGTTGGCAACAAGCTTGACACACCCCAAG GAGGAGGCAGTACTTGTAAGGACCCGtcgaggaagaggaagagaccgagggagagagtggaaggaaaggaggaagaagagatggAGATGCTGGCCTTCAGCCCAGAGAGAAG GTCCCGGTCGTTAGACCTGGCGGGGGCGTCTCGGGGGGACAGCAGCCAGAAGAGAAGGGGGGGGAAGGTTTTCGGCAGTCTGGAGAGAGGGCTGGATAAAGTCATCACCTTGCTCACACCCAGTAAGAGACGAGGGCTGCGGGACAGACCACGCAGGATCAAG gcccAGTATAATGTAACGTTGACCAGTCAGACCAACCCAGACCAGGTGTTGAACCAGATCCTCTCCATTCTACCGGAGAAACACGTCGACTTCGCACAGAAAGG ctATACTCTGAAGTGTCGCACCCAGGGAGACTTTGGGAAGGTGACCATGGTGTTTGAGCTGGAGGTGTGTCTGCTGCACAGACCTGAG GTGGTGTGTGTGAGGAGACAGCGGCTGAAGGGAGACTCCTGGGTTTACAAACACCTGGTGGAGGACATTCTCTCTACGTCCAGCATCTAG
- the LOC110514239 gene encoding maternal embryonic leucine zipper kinase isoform X2, whose translation MDSAAELLKYYEVYETIGSGGFAKVKLGRHILTGEKVAIKIMEKKELGEDLPRVKVEIEAMKSLSHQHVCRLYHVIETNTKIYMILEYCPGGELFDYIVAKDRLSEEETRVFFRQIVSALAYVHSQGYAHRDLKPENLLIDEDHNLKLIDFGLCAKPKGGLGYELMTCCGSPAYAAPELIQGKAYIGSEADVWSMGVLLFALLCGYLPFDDDNCMVLYRKITRGSYNNPHWLSPGSILLLNQMMQVDPKHRVTIRQLLDHPWTMSGYGTPVEWHSKQPLGYIDEDCITEMSVSLKISRQSTLQLVNEWKYDQTTATYLLLLSKKQRGKPVRIRPQLPVCDVMSCSPQRLGVQTLLFDDDDDAEDRCYDDDLPWVPLTPQQERATCPSAEKRRDQTKHAPTPEREPNAHRHQERRDQCRERTNENKENVAVANKDADIFALPAPRSPVANRKATQSNKRVLTTPTHNNTNKVGNKLDTPQGGGSTCKDPSRKRKRPRERVEGKEEEEMEMLAFSPERRSRSLDLAGASRGDSSQKRRGGKVFGSLERGLDKVITLLTPSKRRGLRDRPRRIKAQYNVTLTSQTNPDQVLNQILSILPEKHVDFAQKGYTLKCRTQGDFGKVTMVFELEVCLLHRPEVVCVRRQRLKGDSWVYKHLVEDILSTSSI comes from the exons ATGGACAGCGCGGCGGAACTCCTCAAGTACTATGAAGTCTACGAGACCATCGGCTCGG GAGGCTTTGCTAAGGTCAAGCTGGGTCGCCACATCCTGACGGGAGAGAAGGTGGCCATTAAAATCATGGAGAAGAAGGAACTGGGG GAGGACCTTCCTCGTGTGAAGGTGGAGATAGAGGCCATGAAGAGTCTGAGCCATCAGCATGTCTGTAGACTGTACCATGTTATCGAGACTAATACCAAGATATACATGATCCTGGAG TATTGTCCGGGAGGAGAGCTGTTTGACTACATCGTCGCTAAGGACCGTCTGTCTGAAGAGGAGACCAGAGTGTTCTTCAGACAGATCGTCTCAGCTCTGGCCTACGTCCACAGCCAGGGATACGCCCACAGAGACCTCAAACCG gaGAACCTGTTGATAGATGAAGACCACAACCTGAAACTGATCGACTTTGGTCTCTGTGCCAAACCAAAG GGGGGTCTGGGATATGAGCTGATGACCTGTTGTGGAAGTCCAGCCTATGCTGCTCCTGAACTCATCCAGGGGAAAGCCTACATCGGCTCGGAG gctgaTGTGTGGAGTATGGGGGTGCTGCTGTTTGCTCTGCTCTGTGGATATCTGCCCTTTGATGACGACAACTGTATGGTCCTCTACAGGAAAATCACC AGAGGTAGTTACAACAACCCTCATTGGCTGTCTCCTGGGAGCATCCTGCTACTCAACCAGATgatgcag gtggatcCTAAGCATCGTGTGACCATCAGACAACTCCTAGACCATCCCTGGACGATGTCTGGCTATGGCACCCCTGTAGAGTGGCACAGCAAGCAAcct ttGGGTTATATAGATGAGGACTGCATCACTGAGATGTCCGTCAGCCTGAAGATCTCCAGACAGAGCACCCTACAGCTGGTCAATGAG tggaaGTACGACCAGACCACTGCCACCTACCTGTTGCTGCTCTCtaagaaacagagagggaaaccTGTCCGGATCAGGCCTCAACTTCCTGTCTGTGATGTCATGTCCTGTTCACCTCAACGCCTGGGAGTACAG ACTCTACTcttcgatgatgatgatgatgctgaggACCGTTGCTATGATGACGACCTGCCCTGGGTTCCACTCACACCCCAGCAAGAG AGAGCGACCTGTCCGTCAGCTGAAAAGAGGCGGGATCAGACTAAACACGCCCCCACTCCGGAGAGGGAGCCAAACGCGCACCGTCACCAGGAGAGGCGGGACCAATGCCGGGAACGGACCAATGAAAACAAAGAGAACGTTGCCGTGGCCAATAAGGATGCAGATATATTTGCTTTGCCCGCCCCCCGATCCCCAGTAGCCAATAGGAAGGCAACTCAGTCCAATAAGAGGGTCTTGACTACACCAACCCATAATAACACCAACAAGGTTGGCAACAAGCTTGACACACCCCAAG GAGGAGGCAGTACTTGTAAGGACCCGtcgaggaagaggaagagaccgagggagagagtggaaggaaaggaggaagaagagatggAGATGCTGGCCTTCAGCCCAGAGAGAAG GTCCCGGTCGTTAGACCTGGCGGGGGCGTCTCGGGGGGACAGCAGCCAGAAGAGAAGGGGGGGGAAGGTTTTCGGCAGTCTGGAGAGAGGGCTGGATAAAGTCATCACCTTGCTCACACCCAGTAAGAGACGAGGGCTGCGGGACAGACCACGCAGGATCAAG gcccAGTATAATGTAACGTTGACCAGTCAGACCAACCCAGACCAGGTGTTGAACCAGATCCTCTCCATTCTACCGGAGAAACACGTCGACTTCGCACAGAAAGG ctATACTCTGAAGTGTCGCACCCAGGGAGACTTTGGGAAGGTGACCATGGTGTTTGAGCTGGAGGTGTGTCTGCTGCACAGACCTGAG GTGGTGTGTGTGAGGAGACAGCGGCTGAAGGGAGACTCCTGGGTTTACAAACACCTGGTGGAGGACATTCTCTCTACGTCCAGCATCTAG
- the LOC110514239 gene encoding maternal embryonic leucine zipper kinase isoform X3 gives MILEYCPGGELFDYIVAKDRLSEEETRVFFRQIVSALAYVHSQGYAHRDLKPENLLIDEDHNLKLIDFGLCAKPKGGLGYELMTCCGSPAYAAPELIQGKAYIGSEVRHPADVWSMGVLLFALLCGYLPFDDDNCMVLYRKITRGSYNNPHWLSPGSILLLNQMMQVDPKHRVTIRQLLDHPWTMSGYGTPVEWHSKQPLGYIDEDCITEMSVSLKISRQSTLQLVNEWKYDQTTATYLLLLSKKQRGKPVRIRPQLPVCDVMSCSPQRLGVQTLLFDDDDDAEDRCYDDDLPWVPLTPQQERATCPSAEKRRDQTKHAPTPEREPNAHRHQERRDQCRERTNENKENVAVANKDADIFALPAPRSPVANRKATQSNKRVLTTPTHNNTNKVGNKLDTPQGGGSTCKDPSRKRKRPRERVEGKEEEEMEMLAFSPERRSRSLDLAGASRGDSSQKRRGGKVFGSLERGLDKVITLLTPSKRRGLRDRPRRIKAQYNVTLTSQTNPDQVLNQILSILPEKHVDFAQKGYTLKCRTQGDFGKVTMVFELEVCLLHRPEVVCVRRQRLKGDSWVYKHLVEDILSTSSI, from the exons ATGATCCTGGAG TATTGTCCGGGAGGAGAGCTGTTTGACTACATCGTCGCTAAGGACCGTCTGTCTGAAGAGGAGACCAGAGTGTTCTTCAGACAGATCGTCTCAGCTCTGGCCTACGTCCACAGCCAGGGATACGCCCACAGAGACCTCAAACCG gaGAACCTGTTGATAGATGAAGACCACAACCTGAAACTGATCGACTTTGGTCTCTGTGCCAAACCAAAG GGGGGTCTGGGATATGAGCTGATGACCTGTTGTGGAAGTCCAGCCTATGCTGCTCCTGAACTCATCCAGGGGAAAGCCTACATCGGCTCGGAGGTGAGACACCCG gctgaTGTGTGGAGTATGGGGGTGCTGCTGTTTGCTCTGCTCTGTGGATATCTGCCCTTTGATGACGACAACTGTATGGTCCTCTACAGGAAAATCACC AGAGGTAGTTACAACAACCCTCATTGGCTGTCTCCTGGGAGCATCCTGCTACTCAACCAGATgatgcag gtggatcCTAAGCATCGTGTGACCATCAGACAACTCCTAGACCATCCCTGGACGATGTCTGGCTATGGCACCCCTGTAGAGTGGCACAGCAAGCAAcct ttGGGTTATATAGATGAGGACTGCATCACTGAGATGTCCGTCAGCCTGAAGATCTCCAGACAGAGCACCCTACAGCTGGTCAATGAG tggaaGTACGACCAGACCACTGCCACCTACCTGTTGCTGCTCTCtaagaaacagagagggaaaccTGTCCGGATCAGGCCTCAACTTCCTGTCTGTGATGTCATGTCCTGTTCACCTCAACGCCTGGGAGTACAG ACTCTACTcttcgatgatgatgatgatgctgaggACCGTTGCTATGATGACGACCTGCCCTGGGTTCCACTCACACCCCAGCAAGAG AGAGCGACCTGTCCGTCAGCTGAAAAGAGGCGGGATCAGACTAAACACGCCCCCACTCCGGAGAGGGAGCCAAACGCGCACCGTCACCAGGAGAGGCGGGACCAATGCCGGGAACGGACCAATGAAAACAAAGAGAACGTTGCCGTGGCCAATAAGGATGCAGATATATTTGCTTTGCCCGCCCCCCGATCCCCAGTAGCCAATAGGAAGGCAACTCAGTCCAATAAGAGGGTCTTGACTACACCAACCCATAATAACACCAACAAGGTTGGCAACAAGCTTGACACACCCCAAG GAGGAGGCAGTACTTGTAAGGACCCGtcgaggaagaggaagagaccgagggagagagtggaaggaaaggaggaagaagagatggAGATGCTGGCCTTCAGCCCAGAGAGAAG GTCCCGGTCGTTAGACCTGGCGGGGGCGTCTCGGGGGGACAGCAGCCAGAAGAGAAGGGGGGGGAAGGTTTTCGGCAGTCTGGAGAGAGGGCTGGATAAAGTCATCACCTTGCTCACACCCAGTAAGAGACGAGGGCTGCGGGACAGACCACGCAGGATCAAG gcccAGTATAATGTAACGTTGACCAGTCAGACCAACCCAGACCAGGTGTTGAACCAGATCCTCTCCATTCTACCGGAGAAACACGTCGACTTCGCACAGAAAGG ctATACTCTGAAGTGTCGCACCCAGGGAGACTTTGGGAAGGTGACCATGGTGTTTGAGCTGGAGGTGTGTCTGCTGCACAGACCTGAG GTGGTGTGTGTGAGGAGACAGCGGCTGAAGGGAGACTCCTGGGTTTACAAACACCTGGTGGAGGACATTCTCTCTACGTCCAGCATCTAG